The DNA region tatgaacctttttttaaatgtataataaagtcgATTTTTTAGAGTAGAAGGtttgaagaaaataaattttgtttgagtgttttttattgaatttttttttcagagaaatttattaatatagatgtTATAAAACTAGTTTCGATTAGTTGACCCTATAGAGTCCATATGTACCAACAATTCCAACCTATTGCATTCTTACTATATCTTAAGAGTTGATTTGTGTTAAAAAGCTAATTGATTACCATCACTAGTAACTGGATCAAGTTCGGCTAACAGCTGGCTAACGACTCTATCACTTGCGCCACCCGAGTCGCCAGCTGAGCCGCGACCCGGCGCAAGCGCATCCAGCTCATCCAGGAAGACTATACAGGGAGAGGACGCACGAGCCGATTCAAATACTGAAATAATGTAGTTAATTATCTACACAGCTATTGTAAGAcagacatattttatttccttattcataaaaattcataagcgtTGTTGGATTTTAACACTTTGATTACTTTCAATAATATTCGTTCATGTCCTACGCAATTTAAACATCTAACGGAATCATTATTAAATGACGTATAAATTTCCCTTTTATCCGATAAGGATACGTCATAAGGATTTATACGTTATTTTTACTAACCAAACCTTAATTaccatctttaaaaaaaagcattgaGTCGTCTGTGTCAAATTCTGTTTATGCTGCTTTGAAAAGAGACACTGGTTAAAATGGTGCAATTACTGATTATGAATAACACGTCTCTAGAAGCGTCAAGTTATCTAGTGTTAAGTATActgaaatgtaaatatatttctattgttAGACATTCTAACACACCCTTGTGTTAGAATGTCTTACACTCTAAAATGCcaggtttattattattaatatattttaatatgacattttatGACCTGAGTTTGTTTATGTACCTTTCCTTACATTTTCTTCAGATTGtcctatatacatatttaagagCTCCGGCCCTTTCACACTCATAAAACTAACATTAAGTTCAGTACTAACTGCTTTTGCCACCAGGGTCTTTCCACAACCTGGAGGTCCATACAATAAGAttcctaaaaaataattattatgcatcaaaaacatatcatatcataGTTCAATATATTAGTTAAGCGGCGATTaaaaaacaagttttattCTTTAGACAATTACAATCAAAATGTCTTTGagactattattatattgttttaactagatttatatatttatgttataaaatttcttcaataaacaaaaatttactaattatttactcTGCATTTCGAGTGTTCTGGCAATCATGGTCTGTGACAGAAAATGTTGCCATATCAACACCAAGAATTGCAACAAAGTTGGTATTTGCAACATTTCAGTTTTGGtgaaattataaagttaacaTCAAAAGTAATTAACTTTGGTTCTGTTATATTACATAGCACAACAAACAACGTATAGTATAATTTCAGAAATTGATATGTTAAGTACAAAATACCTGATCTTTTAAGACTTGAATTCTTGAACAAGTGTGGGAATTTAATAGGGAATTCTATAGTCTTCAACAATTCCTTCTTTAGTCTTTCCAACCCACCAATATCTTCCCAATACACTTTAGGTATTTTTGGTGCATCCAAATGCTGACTTTGCAAACTCCTTATTGACTctgaaatatttacttttataaactttcatatgaaaatattttatacatttatgtaggttataaaatgtaatccACATggtaacattatatataatacactaGGATAAAGCATTAAAGACaccattataataaaaacaaattcaaattcataatCTTCTTAAGAGATGTCATGCTTTAGACTTTGAATTTGCCACACAGattctatatacattatataagcCATCATAGTATTTCTGACTTTATATTAACACCCAAAAAATATGGTTTTGTtatgaaaatatcaaattaaaagacAAAGTAGCTACatagttataaaaagttttaaatacctAATCCCCGATTGAAATCTTCTTCAtgaattacatataaattaggATCCTGTGGTAATTGAGGATAATTGTCAACTTGCTTTAAATAGGACTCCTTTAATGCAAAGTGCATTAATGTATCCAAATGACCATAGACAAATGTCTCTGTCTTTGATGCTAATCTTTGTAAAACCTCTTTTGAATGCAAACTTAGATTTTCCTTaaagatttcttttttttcattttcttgaTCAATTTGATTGTCTATATTAAGTTCCATGACTGATGAAAACCACTGGAGCATTTCAAATCTTTGCTGAACACTTAATTTGGATATATGAAATTTTTCTAAGAATAGTCTCATTATATTTGGTTTCAAGTCACGGTTTTCAGTCACAGCTATGAATATTATTGCATGTTTTGTATAGTTTTGGTAGAGATCTGTTAGGGTATTTATGAAGTATTCTTCAATTCTGTGATCTTCATTGTTTTGTGGGTCAACAGCTAGAATctgaaatacaatatattttatcaatttcagCTTGGTGTTTCAACTGAATAACTGTTATTACGCATTCGAAGCATTGACTTagatatgataataaattcgcgtttaaatacattaaggagttttatttatatctgcAGTAATGCGTAAACGAAAGATCACCCAAAACTTTGACCCCAATTACCCATTGCAAGGTTGAGGGAGTCTTCTGCTGgttagattttactttacttatGTTGTGACTCTATTACTACTAAACTGATTTTATTTAGTGTACTGTTGATATTAATTTGGAACTCTCCTTAGGGtgtagtatatttaaaataaaatatttgtacaatATATAGAGCTACAATTATTAAgggaaataaaatagaatgCCTAAGCCTGAACAGAGTTATAGTCTTCAGTCCATATATACAACCCTTGTATgctgtttatttatgtaaataaatataatacctcAAAATTATCCAATAAAACAATAGCAGGTGCTGCTGCCTTAGCTTTTTGTATTGATGCATATATTTTACTCTCTGTTTGCTTTGCTGTTGAGCTTTGTAAAAGGTTACAGTCAATCTGCACATAACTAAGccctgtaatatttttaaaactatgaaaaatggttgtatataaatatatttgctttaggaaaaaaaaacttacaatttGCTAAATTTAGAACAGATAAAATTTTGTTGGTTGACAATTTTTCTtcattatactaatattattattattaaaatataatatcaatgaggtatagttttatagaataacaattaaactttattttctacttACCATTACATTTGGCTAAtgttttaactaataaatgtcGTCCAGAGCCGGTTGGACCAGTGATAAGTAATATTGGTATAATCGGACTTGACATTGAATCTGATAAtgtatctgaaaaaaaaaatactggttACAGTTTCCAGCAATGCAAGAGACTTGTGGCAAGGTGTGTTAACACACATTAgctttcattaataattagatGGAGCTAATCAATTTTAgtagcaaaatatatttaaaaaggaagataaagcatttttaaaacatacttaTGTCACCATTCAGGAATGGTTGAATTGATTCTTGAATTTCCtcaaatttttcttttaagcCCACTGGGCAGGAATGAATTACATTTACAGCTGGTAACATACAGAATTCATTCTTTGGTCTAACTGAATGCATATGTTCACCTAATGTCAATTGAGTTACTCCTTTCACAACAAAAAGTGATGTTATCACATTTTCTACCTTGTGGGAATTGTTTGTGAgttttgtacatttaaaaGAAACTCTTCCACTGGATTCCACAAGATCCAAATGATTGTAATGATATTTAGTTGTTATCTCTTTTGTAAGttcaatacatattaaatccATTTCGGAAATCAGTTTAGGCCTTTCAAAGTAATTACTCAAAATCTCTTTAAGAAAATCATTGGACAAGTCATAGTCACTAACAATTAAACAGACTTCTGCAGTTGCTGCAATGTGTGGGTTATTTTCAAATGACTTTATAGGATGAAATGATACAGAGATATTATCATCTTTATTAAGACCAAAGGAATGTAATATGTTATGTTTCTCAGATTCACTTGTATAAGCATCCTTAATTAACTTTGATCCAATAACAGGTACTATTCTTAGATTATCTAGAGATACTGCTGAAATTGAGTAtaactttttatgtaattctgcaggtaaattaaagttaaatcgAGGAAAACTGCTTTGTTTCTCAAATTGATTTTCCTCCTCATGTTGCTTTTTGAATTCATTTGCCAATGAAAGAGTAGTCCATAAAACACCATTATCTACATAGAAAAAGTTTTCCACACACAAGTCTATAAAGCTGTCCTTAGGAATAATTACACATTTATGTCCAAGTATTTCTAAATAGTCCTCTGTTATGTgttcctttaaaatattttttataactttttcagGGAGAGTTTTGAGTGAGAACATATTGATAACACTGGACTTTGAAAGCTTCAGTTGTAAATATCTGAACTTTATAGCGAGAAACACTAAAAACATGTAGAAATTGAACTTtggatataatatttttatacaaaattttaacacTCTCAACATGGAAGCCTGCTTTTTCtccatattaaaattatttaatatataaaacaaaatcaattttaattattatgtaat from Pieris brassicae chromosome 2, ilPieBrab1.1, whole genome shotgun sequence includes:
- the LOC123719806 gene encoding peroxisomal biogenesis factor 6, coding for MEKKQASMLRVLKFCIKILYPKFNFYMFLVFLAIKFRYLQLKLSKSSVINMFSLKTLPEKVIKNILKEHITEDYLEILGHKCVIIPKDSFIDLCVENFFYVDNGVLWTTLSLANEFKKQHEEENQFEKQSSFPRFNFNLPAELHKKLYSISAVSLDNLRIVPVIGSKLIKDAYTSESEKHNILHSFGLNKDDNISVSFHPIKSFENNPHIAATAEVCLIVSDYDLSNDFLKEILSNYFERPKLISEMDLICIELTKEITTKYHYNHLDLVESSGRVSFKCTKLTNNSHKVENVITSLFVVKGVTQLTLGEHMHSVRPKNEFCMLPAVNVIHSCPVGLKEKFEEIQESIQPFLNGDINTLSDSMSSPIIPILLITGPTGSGRHLLVKTLAKCNGLSYVQIDCNLLQSSTAKQTESKIYASIQKAKAAAPAIVLLDNFEILAVDPQNNEDHRIEEYFINTLTDLYQNYTKHAIIFIAVTENRDLKPNIMRLFLEKFHISKLSVQQRFEMLQWFSSVMELNIDNQIDQENEKKEIFKENLSLHSKEVLQRLASKTETFVYGHLDTLMHFALKESYLKQVDNYPQLPQDPNLYVIHEEDFNRGLESIRSLQSQHLDAPKIPKVYWEDIGGLERLKKELLKTIEFPIKFPHLFKNSSLKRSGILLYGPPGCGKTLVAKAVSTELNVSFMSVKGPELLNMYIGQSEENVRKVFESARASSPCIVFLDELDALAPGRGSAGDSGGASDRVVSQLLAELDPVTSDDGDTSFVFVMGATNRPDLLEQSLLRPGRLDKLIYVGPYCGLQEKTSVLKALCRSYNLRPEVDLEKVAAALPQRCTGADLLQVVSTARTVAVRSLVEKINTGVVKESELSEDSVILGVSELWKGVESFRPSVTEEELNYYESLQTVM